The Coffea arabica cultivar ET-39 chromosome 1e, Coffea Arabica ET-39 HiFi, whole genome shotgun sequence genome has a window encoding:
- the LOC140013191 gene encoding uncharacterized protein: MAEISEAQPTESDETPQPSNLDPETMRKTKPGVKRLILTLSVLFSFLIGLPFLLKSVEIYRSQLPFRDIDSLSAAIESNPILFPCHFHAVFVNFPAASSSSSGNQLGFSIYSRMQKLFPKTPLCGTCSNYSVSVTLDSSGLLDGFKYDRNLDNFDENLDEYLESVLSKDGKYTVVVVNREDVEEVRAVVGKFRHAWIEGRIENAEELVERIAEIFVKVFVNGGKEEGSIHGEFMPVGADGRVVLSFNLLNADPRDWVYDWDFQSIEEILLAPIVEALRPLADVSVESQVLYHTPKSSFSYWDEKLTSHVFSTKDLPFFVNSNEWHLDTSTAAGGRSKVLQFVVYIPSSRECPLFLQLPNGELSLTNGFISPMWGGVVVWNPPACLNISESTHPLRHTMSLKDMKKVFEIFTGQLRQLFGLKSDSMVTSASGMSILLASERGFGKWERDVLSRQHTCFNLLQCGTTLGSLSRLVQSLPRMIIMDEIGKQVKFSLEAAKLTLTNASLGIYDASAVSSRQARSLAEDAFYHPSMMSVSYYSFEHCFAVYSPFFLPVSLHVLLAVLREWKRYKQEQKKYLAWKNKGI, from the exons ATGGCAGAAATCAGTGAAGCTCAGCCCACAGAATCCGACGAAACACCGCAGCCGTCGAATTTAGACCCGGAGACCATGCGAAAAACAAAACCCGGAGTGAAACGCCTCATTCTCACCCTCTCTGTTCTCTTCTCTTTCCTCATAG GTCTGCCATTTTTGCTAAAATCAGTGGAAATCTACAGATCACAGCTCCCCTTCCGCGACATCGATTCACTCTCAGCGGCAATCGAATCCAATCCAATTCTCTTCCCCTGCCATTTCCATGCCGTCTTTGTAAACTTTCCCGCCGCGTCATCATCATCCTCCGGAAATCAGCTAGGGTTTTCGATTTACTCTCGCATGCAAAAACTCTTCCCTAAAACTCCACTTTGCGGCACCTGCAGCAACTACTCCGTCAGCGTAACGTTGGACTCCAGTGGATTGCTTGATGGATTTAAATATGACCGGAATTTAGATAATTTCGACGAAAACTTGGATGAATATTTAGAGTCCGTGTTGAGTAAAGATGGCAAATATACGGTTGTGGTGGTGAACAGGGAGGATGTGGAGGAGGTGAGGGCAGTGGTTGGCAAGTTTCGACATGCGTGGATCGAAGGGAGGATTGAGAACGCGGAGGAGCTGGTGGAGAGGATAGCGGAGATATTTGTCAAAGTTTTTGTCAATGGTGGGAAAGAGGAAGGTTCAATTCACGGGGAGTTTATGCCTGTTGGAGCTGACGGGAGGGTTGTGCTCTCGTTCAATTTGTTGAATGCCGATCCGCGTGATTGGGTTTATGATTG GGATTTTCAGAGTATAGAAGAGATTCTATTGGCTCCAATTGTTGAGGCTTTGAGACCTCTGGCAGACGTTAGTGTGGAAAGTCAG GTTTTATATCATACTCCTAAGTCCTCTTTTTCTTATTGGGATGAGAAGCTGACCAGCCATGTCTTCAGCACTAAAGATCTTCCTTTCTTT GTTAATTCAAATGAGTGGCACCTGGATACATCAACTGCAGCTGGAGGACGGTCTAAAGTTCTGCAGTTTGTGGT ATACATACCATCTTCAAGAGAGTGTCCGCTTTTCTTGCAGCTACCCAATGGAGAGCTTTCTTTGACAAATGGCTTTATATCTCCA ATGTGGGGAGGTGTTGTTGTTTGGAATCCCCCTGCTTGTTTGAATATTTCTGAAAGTACTCATCCTCTTAGGCATACGATGTCCCTCAAG GACATGAAgaaggtttttgaaattttcactgGGCAGCTGCGACAGCTATTTGGTCTGAAGTCTGACAGCATGGTCACTAGTGCATCAGGCATGTCAATACTTTTAGCCAGTGAAAGAGGCTTTGGAAAGTG GGAACGTGACGTGTTGTCACGGCAACATACATGCTTTAATCTTCTCCAATGTGGTACGACCCTTGGATCGCTTTCTCGTTTG GTACAATCCCTTCCAAGGATGATCATCATGGATGAGATTGGGAAACAG GTTAAGTTTTCTCTGGAAGCTGCAAAGCTAACTCTGACGAATGCTTCTCTTGGAATTTATGATGCCTCTGCTG TGTCCTCAAGACAAGCAAGATCCTTGGCAGAGGATGCTTTCTATCATCCATCTATGATGTCTGTGAGCTACTACTCGTTTGAGCACTGTTTTGCTGTCTATTCA CCATTCTTTCTTCCAGTTTCGCTCCACGTGCTTCTTGCAGTTCTTAGAGAATGGAAAAGATACAAGCAAGAACAGAAAAAATATCTTGCCTGGAAAAACAAAGGCATTTGA
- the LOC140013199 gene encoding uncharacterized protein — MYADRVEAASKRSVKDRLNGNSDGDSARRRQITGKRQREDDKWEHDLFEDDEPKFSNRRIGASDLRLKLQKKSIQRATQNVRGSLPGGVRDLREKLSGTIYSQAMDTDPPKPKPASEVGRPARKSVIAEAPVASEKKAAASSVSKKKNQKVESVDSFLQSLGLEKYSISFQAEEVDMTALLHMTDEDLKAMGIPMGPRKKILLALESKV; from the exons ATGTATGCTGATCGAGTAGAGGCTGCATCCAAGAGGTCAGTAAAGGATCGCCTTAATGGTAACTCAGATGGCGATTCCGCTCGTCGGAGACAGATTACCGGCAAAAG GCAAAGAGAAGATGACAAATGGGAACATGATCTTTTTGAGGATGACGAACCTAAGTTTTCAA ATCGCAGAATTGGTGCATCAGATCTTCGTTTGAAACTCCAAAAGAAGAGTATCCAGCGAGCAACTCAAAATGTAAGAGGGTCTCTTCCAGGTGGTGTAAGGGATCTACGGGAAAAGCTCTCTGGTACAATTTATTCACAAGCTATGGACACTGATCCACCCAAGCCAAAACCAGCATCTGAGGTCGGTAGACCTGCCAGGAAAAGTGTCATAGCTGAAGCTCCTGTTGCATCAGAGAAAAAAGCAGCTGCCAGTTCAGTTtctaagaaaaaaaatcagaag GTAGAATCAGTGGATAGCTTTCTGCAATCGCTGGGCCTTGAAAAATACTCCATTTCATTTCAAGCTGAGGAA GTTGATATGACTGCCCTTTTGCACATGACTGACGAAGATCTCAAGGCAATGGGAATACCAATG GGTCCAAGGAAGAAAATACTGCTAGCATTGGAGTCTAAAGTTTAG
- the LOC140013200 gene encoding uncharacterized protein isoform X4 has product MAVPGVDKKLLCELEEMGFPEARATRALHYSGNSSVEAAISWIIDHENDADIDEMPLVPVDIPIEASDPFFISEEMKLKAPELSDQVRKNREVEEKKLERSREKERIRAGKELQVAKRMSEENERKRNVAQRKADVEEKRRARERVHQKLQQDKAERRGWLGLPVEGPLSVNPAISFSHESKNLEQVKPALLTVSARKEDLMRECLRSLKRQVMGDDSQVKKAVQTLLIYLRNVANNPDDEKFRKIRLGNPAFQSRVGKFKEGVKFLELCGFEIIGGEFLYLPKDKVDMATLAEAWAVLNSAITNPYFGLFSRSVDAGD; this is encoded by the exons ATGGCTGTTCCGGGGGTTGACAAGAAACTGCTTTGCGAACTCGAGGAAATGGGATTCCCCGAGGCTCGGGCCACTAGGGCTCTTCATTATTCAG GTAATTCAAGTGTCGAGGCTGCAATAAGTTGGATAATCGATCATGAGAATGATGCTGACATTGACGAGATGCCCTTG GTTCCTGTCGATATCCCTATTGAAGCTTCTGATCCATTTTTCATCTCCGAAGAAATGAAGCTGAAAGCACCGGAATTaag CGATCAGGTGCGTAAAAATAGAGAAGTGGAAGAGAAGAAACTGGAAAGAAGCAGGGAGAAG GAAAGGATTAGAGCAGGTAAAGAGCTGCAAGTGGCAAAGCGAATGtcagaagaaaatgaaagaaagcg TAATGTAGCTCAGAGGAAAGCAGACgtggaagaaaagagaagggCAAGGGAAAGAGTCCATCAGAAGCTGCAACAGGATAAG GCAGAAAGAAGGGGGTGGCTTGGATTGCCTGTGGAAGGCCCTTTATCTGTAAACCCTGCCATATCCTTTTCACATGAAAGCAAG AACTTAGAGCAGGTTAAGCCTGCTTTGTTGACTGTTTCTGCTAGGAAGGAGGATCTGATGAGGGAATGTCTGAGATCTCTCAAGCGTCAAGTCATG GGGGATGACTCTCAAGTGAAAAAGGCCGTCCAAACTCtattaatttatttgagaaatgTTGCTAATAATCCTGATGACGAAAAGTTTAGGAAGATTCGACTCGGTAATCCAGCTTTCCAG AGCAGGGTAGGAAAATTTAAAGAAGGTGTCAAGTTTCTCGAACTCTGTGGGTTTGAGATAATTGGAGGAGAATTTTTGTACCTACCCAAAGACAAAGTTGACATGGCCACACTTGCAGAAGCTTGGGCAGTTCTGAACTCTGCTATTACCAATCCTTACTTTGGACTGTTTTCAAG GAGTGTTGATGCTGGTGATTAA
- the LOC140013200 gene encoding uncharacterized protein isoform X2: MAVPGVDKKLLCELEEMGFPEARATRALHYSGNSSVEAAISWIIDHENDADIDEMPLVPVDIPIEASDPFFISEEMKLKAPELSFYHLKFSDQVRKNREVEEKKLERSREKERIRAGKELQVAKRMSEENERKRNVAQRKADVEEKRRARERVHQKLQQDKAERRGWLGLPVEGPLSVNPAISFSHESKNLEQVKPALLTVSARKEDLMRECLRSLKRQVMGDDSQVKKAVQTLLIYLRNVANNPDDEKFRKIRLGNPAFQSRVGKFKEGVKFLELCGFEIIGGEFLYLPKDKVDMATLAEAWAVLNSAITNPYFGLFSRSVDAGD; this comes from the exons ATGGCTGTTCCGGGGGTTGACAAGAAACTGCTTTGCGAACTCGAGGAAATGGGATTCCCCGAGGCTCGGGCCACTAGGGCTCTTCATTATTCAG GTAATTCAAGTGTCGAGGCTGCAATAAGTTGGATAATCGATCATGAGAATGATGCTGACATTGACGAGATGCCCTTG GTTCCTGTCGATATCCCTATTGAAGCTTCTGATCCATTTTTCATCTCCGAAGAAATGAAGCTGAAAGCACCGGAATTaag TTTTTACCATCTAAAATTCAGCGATCAGGTGCGTAAAAATAGAGAAGTGGAAGAGAAGAAACTGGAAAGAAGCAGGGAGAAG GAAAGGATTAGAGCAGGTAAAGAGCTGCAAGTGGCAAAGCGAATGtcagaagaaaatgaaagaaagcg TAATGTAGCTCAGAGGAAAGCAGACgtggaagaaaagagaagggCAAGGGAAAGAGTCCATCAGAAGCTGCAACAGGATAAG GCAGAAAGAAGGGGGTGGCTTGGATTGCCTGTGGAAGGCCCTTTATCTGTAAACCCTGCCATATCCTTTTCACATGAAAGCAAG AACTTAGAGCAGGTTAAGCCTGCTTTGTTGACTGTTTCTGCTAGGAAGGAGGATCTGATGAGGGAATGTCTGAGATCTCTCAAGCGTCAAGTCATG GGGGATGACTCTCAAGTGAAAAAGGCCGTCCAAACTCtattaatttatttgagaaatgTTGCTAATAATCCTGATGACGAAAAGTTTAGGAAGATTCGACTCGGTAATCCAGCTTTCCAG AGCAGGGTAGGAAAATTTAAAGAAGGTGTCAAGTTTCTCGAACTCTGTGGGTTTGAGATAATTGGAGGAGAATTTTTGTACCTACCCAAAGACAAAGTTGACATGGCCACACTTGCAGAAGCTTGGGCAGTTCTGAACTCTGCTATTACCAATCCTTACTTTGGACTGTTTTCAAG GAGTGTTGATGCTGGTGATTAA
- the LOC140013200 gene encoding uncharacterized protein isoform X3 — translation MAVPGVDKKLLCELEEMGFPEARATRALHYSGNSSVEAAISWIIDHENDADIDEMPLSAQVPVDIPIEASDPFFISEEMKLKAPELSDQVRKNREVEEKKLERSREKERIRAGKELQVAKRMSEENERKRNVAQRKADVEEKRRARERVHQKLQQDKAERRGWLGLPVEGPLSVNPAISFSHESKNLEQVKPALLTVSARKEDLMRECLRSLKRQVMGDDSQVKKAVQTLLIYLRNVANNPDDEKFRKIRLGNPAFQSRVGKFKEGVKFLELCGFEIIGGEFLYLPKDKVDMATLAEAWAVLNSAITNPYFGLFSRSVDAGD, via the exons ATGGCTGTTCCGGGGGTTGACAAGAAACTGCTTTGCGAACTCGAGGAAATGGGATTCCCCGAGGCTCGGGCCACTAGGGCTCTTCATTATTCAG GTAATTCAAGTGTCGAGGCTGCAATAAGTTGGATAATCGATCATGAGAATGATGCTGACATTGACGAGATGCCCTTG TCTGCTCAGGTTCCTGTCGATATCCCTATTGAAGCTTCTGATCCATTTTTCATCTCCGAAGAAATGAAGCTGAAAGCACCGGAATTaag CGATCAGGTGCGTAAAAATAGAGAAGTGGAAGAGAAGAAACTGGAAAGAAGCAGGGAGAAG GAAAGGATTAGAGCAGGTAAAGAGCTGCAAGTGGCAAAGCGAATGtcagaagaaaatgaaagaaagcg TAATGTAGCTCAGAGGAAAGCAGACgtggaagaaaagagaagggCAAGGGAAAGAGTCCATCAGAAGCTGCAACAGGATAAG GCAGAAAGAAGGGGGTGGCTTGGATTGCCTGTGGAAGGCCCTTTATCTGTAAACCCTGCCATATCCTTTTCACATGAAAGCAAG AACTTAGAGCAGGTTAAGCCTGCTTTGTTGACTGTTTCTGCTAGGAAGGAGGATCTGATGAGGGAATGTCTGAGATCTCTCAAGCGTCAAGTCATG GGGGATGACTCTCAAGTGAAAAAGGCCGTCCAAACTCtattaatttatttgagaaatgTTGCTAATAATCCTGATGACGAAAAGTTTAGGAAGATTCGACTCGGTAATCCAGCTTTCCAG AGCAGGGTAGGAAAATTTAAAGAAGGTGTCAAGTTTCTCGAACTCTGTGGGTTTGAGATAATTGGAGGAGAATTTTTGTACCTACCCAAAGACAAAGTTGACATGGCCACACTTGCAGAAGCTTGGGCAGTTCTGAACTCTGCTATTACCAATCCTTACTTTGGACTGTTTTCAAG GAGTGTTGATGCTGGTGATTAA
- the LOC140013200 gene encoding uncharacterized protein isoform X1 produces MAVPGVDKKLLCELEEMGFPEARATRALHYSGNSSVEAAISWIIDHENDADIDEMPLSAQVPVDIPIEASDPFFISEEMKLKAPELSFYHLKFSDQVRKNREVEEKKLERSREKERIRAGKELQVAKRMSEENERKRNVAQRKADVEEKRRARERVHQKLQQDKAERRGWLGLPVEGPLSVNPAISFSHESKNLEQVKPALLTVSARKEDLMRECLRSLKRQVMGDDSQVKKAVQTLLIYLRNVANNPDDEKFRKIRLGNPAFQSRVGKFKEGVKFLELCGFEIIGGEFLYLPKDKVDMATLAEAWAVLNSAITNPYFGLFSRSVDAGD; encoded by the exons ATGGCTGTTCCGGGGGTTGACAAGAAACTGCTTTGCGAACTCGAGGAAATGGGATTCCCCGAGGCTCGGGCCACTAGGGCTCTTCATTATTCAG GTAATTCAAGTGTCGAGGCTGCAATAAGTTGGATAATCGATCATGAGAATGATGCTGACATTGACGAGATGCCCTTG TCTGCTCAGGTTCCTGTCGATATCCCTATTGAAGCTTCTGATCCATTTTTCATCTCCGAAGAAATGAAGCTGAAAGCACCGGAATTaag TTTTTACCATCTAAAATTCAGCGATCAGGTGCGTAAAAATAGAGAAGTGGAAGAGAAGAAACTGGAAAGAAGCAGGGAGAAG GAAAGGATTAGAGCAGGTAAAGAGCTGCAAGTGGCAAAGCGAATGtcagaagaaaatgaaagaaagcg TAATGTAGCTCAGAGGAAAGCAGACgtggaagaaaagagaagggCAAGGGAAAGAGTCCATCAGAAGCTGCAACAGGATAAG GCAGAAAGAAGGGGGTGGCTTGGATTGCCTGTGGAAGGCCCTTTATCTGTAAACCCTGCCATATCCTTTTCACATGAAAGCAAG AACTTAGAGCAGGTTAAGCCTGCTTTGTTGACTGTTTCTGCTAGGAAGGAGGATCTGATGAGGGAATGTCTGAGATCTCTCAAGCGTCAAGTCATG GGGGATGACTCTCAAGTGAAAAAGGCCGTCCAAACTCtattaatttatttgagaaatgTTGCTAATAATCCTGATGACGAAAAGTTTAGGAAGATTCGACTCGGTAATCCAGCTTTCCAG AGCAGGGTAGGAAAATTTAAAGAAGGTGTCAAGTTTCTCGAACTCTGTGGGTTTGAGATAATTGGAGGAGAATTTTTGTACCTACCCAAAGACAAAGTTGACATGGCCACACTTGCAGAAGCTTGGGCAGTTCTGAACTCTGCTATTACCAATCCTTACTTTGGACTGTTTTCAAG GAGTGTTGATGCTGGTGATTAA
- the LOC140013200 gene encoding uncharacterized protein isoform X5 produces MAVPGVDKKLLCELEEMGFPEARATRALHYSGNSSVEAAISWIIDHENDADIDEMPLSAQVPVDIPIEASDPFFISEEMKLKAPELSFYHLKFSDQVRKNREVEEKKLERSREKERIRAGKELQVAKRMSEENERKRNVAQRKADVEEKRRARERVHQKLQQDKAERRGWLGLPVEGPLSVNPAISFSHESKNLEQVKPALLTVSARKEDLMRECLRSLKRQVMGDDSQVKKAVQTLLIYLRNVANNPDDEKFRKIRLGNPAFQGRKI; encoded by the exons ATGGCTGTTCCGGGGGTTGACAAGAAACTGCTTTGCGAACTCGAGGAAATGGGATTCCCCGAGGCTCGGGCCACTAGGGCTCTTCATTATTCAG GTAATTCAAGTGTCGAGGCTGCAATAAGTTGGATAATCGATCATGAGAATGATGCTGACATTGACGAGATGCCCTTG TCTGCTCAGGTTCCTGTCGATATCCCTATTGAAGCTTCTGATCCATTTTTCATCTCCGAAGAAATGAAGCTGAAAGCACCGGAATTaag TTTTTACCATCTAAAATTCAGCGATCAGGTGCGTAAAAATAGAGAAGTGGAAGAGAAGAAACTGGAAAGAAGCAGGGAGAAG GAAAGGATTAGAGCAGGTAAAGAGCTGCAAGTGGCAAAGCGAATGtcagaagaaaatgaaagaaagcg TAATGTAGCTCAGAGGAAAGCAGACgtggaagaaaagagaagggCAAGGGAAAGAGTCCATCAGAAGCTGCAACAGGATAAG GCAGAAAGAAGGGGGTGGCTTGGATTGCCTGTGGAAGGCCCTTTATCTGTAAACCCTGCCATATCCTTTTCACATGAAAGCAAG AACTTAGAGCAGGTTAAGCCTGCTTTGTTGACTGTTTCTGCTAGGAAGGAGGATCTGATGAGGGAATGTCTGAGATCTCTCAAGCGTCAAGTCATG GGGGATGACTCTCAAGTGAAAAAGGCCGTCCAAACTCtattaatttatttgagaaatgTTGCTAATAATCCTGATGACGAAAAGTTTAGGAAGATTCGACTCGGTAATCCAGCTTTCCAG GGTAGGAAAATTTAA
- the LOC140004210 gene encoding uncharacterized protein isoform X1, translated as MGGGEGKRNIKIFCPSVSKIIELVAWDEQRLDLGSIARAFGLEPNTLKLNGHFISRGVDLIACSVTWKSLLSFFSSRGLSTGTTDSDALIVDGKLSKLGSKRKHDLSDLGNGTKPNGVGGHCKDLQLGNIDLFSSKRSKDGTAGFLNRIDKLTGFNCLSLKRKLSSRDTSPLKRTRVNETKSGLQERNDGRSQSVLNGRQFSCSIAGNRMKRLREDNLVLAAPHKRLR; from the exons ATGGGAGGTGGAGAGGGGAAGAGAAACATAAAGATATTCTGCCCTTCAGTATCCAAGATTATTGAATTGGTAGCGTGGGATGAGCAAAGACTGGACCTTGGTTCCATTGCTAGAGCCTTTGGCCTGGAACCCAATACTCTAAAGCTGAATGGCCACTTCATAAGCAGGGGCGTCGACCTTATTGCGTGCTCTGTCACCTGGaaatctcttctttctttcttttcctctagGGGTTTGTCCACCGGCACCACCGACTCCGATGCCCTCATTGTTGATGGAAAGCTCTCCAAACTCGGCTCCAAGA GAAAGCATGACCTGTCAGATCTTGGAAATGGGACAAAGCCGAATGGAGTTGGTGGTCATTGCAAAGATCTGCAGCTCGGGAACATTGATTTGTTCAGCAGCAAAAGATCTAAAGATGGCACTGCAG GATTTCTTAACAGGATAGATAAATTGACTGGATTTAACTGCTTGAGCCTGAAGAGAAAATTATCATCAAGGGATACTAGTCCATTGAAGAGGACAAGAGTGAATGAGACCAAGTCAG GTcttcaagaaagaaatgatgGCCGATCTCAAAGTGTTCTGAATGGTCGTCAATTTTCTTGCAGTATTGCGGGTAATAGAATGAAGAGACTGAGAGAAGACAATCTGGTTCTTGCTGCACCTCACAAGAGGTTAAGATGA
- the LOC140004210 gene encoding uncharacterized protein isoform X3 — MGGGEGKRNIKIFCPSVSKIIELVAWDEQRLDLGSIARAFGLEPNTLKLNGHFISRGVDLIACSVTWKSLLSFFSSRGLSTGTTDSDALIVDGKLSKLGSKRKHDLSDLGNGTKPNGVGGHCKDLQLGNIDLFSSKRSKDGTAGFLNRIDKLTGFNCLSLKRKLSSRDTSPLKRTRVNETKSVLRVIE; from the exons ATGGGAGGTGGAGAGGGGAAGAGAAACATAAAGATATTCTGCCCTTCAGTATCCAAGATTATTGAATTGGTAGCGTGGGATGAGCAAAGACTGGACCTTGGTTCCATTGCTAGAGCCTTTGGCCTGGAACCCAATACTCTAAAGCTGAATGGCCACTTCATAAGCAGGGGCGTCGACCTTATTGCGTGCTCTGTCACCTGGaaatctcttctttctttcttttcctctagGGGTTTGTCCACCGGCACCACCGACTCCGATGCCCTCATTGTTGATGGAAAGCTCTCCAAACTCGGCTCCAAGA GAAAGCATGACCTGTCAGATCTTGGAAATGGGACAAAGCCGAATGGAGTTGGTGGTCATTGCAAAGATCTGCAGCTCGGGAACATTGATTTGTTCAGCAGCAAAAGATCTAAAGATGGCACTGCAG GATTTCTTAACAGGATAGATAAATTGACTGGATTTAACTGCTTGAGCCTGAAGAGAAAATTATCATCAAGGGATACTAGTCCATTGAAGAGGACAAGAGTGAATGAGACCAAGTCAG TATTGCGGGTAATAGAATGA
- the LOC140004210 gene encoding uncharacterized protein isoform X2, whose translation MGGGEGKRNIKIFCPSVSKIIELVAWDEQRLDLGSIARAFGLEPNTLKLNGHFISRGVDLIACSVTWKSLLSFFSSRGLSTGTTDSDALIVDGKLSKLGSKRKHDLSDLGNGTKPNGVGGHCKDLQLGNIDLFSSKRSKDGTAGFLNRIDKLTGFNCLSLKRKLSSRDTSPLKRTRVNETKSDLESISSKNSSNFK comes from the exons ATGGGAGGTGGAGAGGGGAAGAGAAACATAAAGATATTCTGCCCTTCAGTATCCAAGATTATTGAATTGGTAGCGTGGGATGAGCAAAGACTGGACCTTGGTTCCATTGCTAGAGCCTTTGGCCTGGAACCCAATACTCTAAAGCTGAATGGCCACTTCATAAGCAGGGGCGTCGACCTTATTGCGTGCTCTGTCACCTGGaaatctcttctttctttcttttcctctagGGGTTTGTCCACCGGCACCACCGACTCCGATGCCCTCATTGTTGATGGAAAGCTCTCCAAACTCGGCTCCAAGA GAAAGCATGACCTGTCAGATCTTGGAAATGGGACAAAGCCGAATGGAGTTGGTGGTCATTGCAAAGATCTGCAGCTCGGGAACATTGATTTGTTCAGCAGCAAAAGATCTAAAGATGGCACTGCAG GATTTCTTAACAGGATAGATAAATTGACTGGATTTAACTGCTTGAGCCTGAAGAGAAAATTATCATCAAGGGATACTAGTCCATTGAAGAGGACAAGAGTGAATGAGACCAAGTCAG ATCTTGAGTCTATCAGCTCAAAGAATTCGAGTAACTTCAAATGA